One window from the genome of Danaus plexippus chromosome 3 unlocalized genomic scaffold, MEX_DaPlex mxdp_30, whole genome shotgun sequence encodes:
- the LOC116768172 gene encoding beta-catenin-like protein 1, with translation MDVGELLSFKPVPTPKRPNEEDLEDSEDEGKGSKKAKRSNKSAINRMQQLGNKTLPKEPIITDKEKEDILRYVETEATEGEILDDTAVKKLVLNFEKKALRNREMRIKFPDQPEKFMESEIDLFEALQDLSAVATVPDQYPLLVELKCINSILELLSHDNTDVSTKVVNLLQELTDVDILHESEEGAEELINALAEAECPSLLLHNLARLDEQVPDERDAVHNTLGIIENITEFRPEMCVEVAKQGFIQWILKRLKLKVPFDGNKLYATEILSILLQNTPENRKLLGELDGIDVLLQQLAFYKRHDPSSAEEQEAMENMFDSLCCALMEPLNRDRFLRGEGLQLMNLMLREKKMSRNGSLKVLDHALAGPDGKDNCNKFVDILGLRTVFPLFMKTPKRKRILTLDQHEEHVVSIISSMLRNCLGSQRQRLLAKFTENDLEKVDRLLELHFKYMDKVDRTEKEMEMEAEDLDDDAQYLKRLSGGLFTLQLIDRIILEVCTAGPPAIKQRVQRVLSLRGGSLKIIRHVMREYAGNLGDAGSEDWRHQEQQHILQLVDKF, from the exons atgGATGTTGGGGAATTACTTTCGTTCaaa CCGGTACCAACACCTAAACGCCCTAATGAGGAAGATTTGGAGGATTCAGAGGATGAAGGCAAGGGATCAAAGAAAGCAAAGCGATCAAATAAATCCGCAATTAATCGAATGCAGCAATTAGGCAATAAAACCCTACCAAAAGAACCAATAATTACTGATAAGGAAAAAgaagatattttaagatatgtGGAAACAGAGGCTACAGAg GGAGAAATACTTGATGACACTGCTGTGAAAAAGCTTGTCCTTAATTTTGAGAAGAAAGCCCTCAGAAATAGAGAAATGAGGATTAAGTTTCCTGATCAACCGGAAAAGTTTATGGAAagtgaaatagatttatttgaaGCTCTTCAG GATTTAAGTGCAGTGGCAACAGTACCAGATCAGTATCCACTATTAGTTGAATTAAAATGCATTAACTCCATACTGGAGTTACTCTCGCATGACAATACTGATGTTTCAACAAAAGTTGTGAATTTGCTTCAG gaACTCACTGATGTAGATATTTTGCACGAGAGTGAAGAAGGTGCAGAGGAGTTGATCAATGCTCTAGCAGAAGCTGAGTGTCCATCTTTGTTGTTACACAATTTGGCCCGTCTAGATGAACAGGTGCCTGATGAGAGAGATGCTGTTCACAATACTTTAG GTATTATAGAGAACATAACAGAGTTTAGGCCGGAAATGTGTGTGGAGGTTGCAAAACAAGGTTTTATACAGTGGATATTAAAAAGACTGaag TTAAAAGTACCGTTTGATGGCAACAAATTGTATGCAACCGAAATTTTATCGATTCTGTTACAAAACACACCAGAAAATAGAAAACTGCTTGGTGAATTAGATGGTATCGACGTTCTGTTACAACAATTGGCG TTCTACAAACGTCATGACCCCAGTAGTGCAGAGGAGCAGGAGGCCATGGAGAACATGTTTGACTCGCTGTGCTGTGCGCTCATGGAGCCGCTCAATAGAGACCGCTTCCTTAGAGGCGAAGGCCTGCAGCTTATGAATCTTATGCTGAG AGAGAAGAAAATGTCCCGGAATGGTTCTTTGAAAGTATTAGACCACGCTTTGGCCGGTCCTGATGGTAAGGACAATTGTAACAAATTCGTGGACATCCTCGGCCTGCGGACGGTATTCCCTTTATTTATGAAGACACCGAAGAGGAAGAGAATATTGACCTTAGATCAGCATGAGG AGCACGTCGTATCAATAATATCGTCGATGTTACGCAACTGTCTGGGAAGTCAACGTCAGAGGCTCTTGGCCAAATTCACTGAAAACGACTTGGAGAAGGTAGACAGACTGTTGGAACTGcactttaaatatatggaCAAAGTGGATCGTACTGAGAAAGAGATGgag ATGGAAGCCGAAGATTTGGATGACGATGCTCAATACTTGAAGAGATTATCCGGCGGGTTGTTTACTCTACAGCTGAtagatagaattattttagag GTGTGCACCGCTGGTCCGCCGGCCATCAAGCAGAGAGTACAGCGCGTGCTTTCCCTGCGGGGAGGGTCGCTTAAAATTATCAGACACGTTATGAGAG AATACGCCGGCAACCTCGGCGACGCCGGCAGCGAGGACTGGCGCCACCAGGAACAACAACACATACTGCAGCTGGTCGACAAGTTCTAG
- the LOC116770384 gene encoding LOW QUALITY PROTEIN: uncharacterized protein LOC116770384 (The sequence of the model RefSeq protein was modified relative to this genomic sequence to represent the inferred CDS: deleted 4 bases in 2 codons) yields the protein MFETNISDILELVHHTNNIVLLTKAFYSLGLYLLSQENGCDQIIKCRYLYDKILLVLNCCLQTKVSVALDFISVLLSFGDDEGYSKKQTLQIYVRNMIRTSGCLAAMCNLFTSCMMQRAPLRSLCVSLSMCARWSQSLCAHLVPLCIVKCNQEYTEIYLLLQSLLKGNDRNIQLFHECSGMSLFTRESLQSPECLFLLSTITDNTSQENITMLNRSPQVFQIVETLLMTFGPQSIIGQWSSIILYSKRKAGINLGGYVANPRAKQKYGPETTNVLQDKPFTDNENDTRNLFRNVYKEIMTLQRESNINNKKHTNPYFKKSVQQKYNDINGNNFEAITKQFTKNNTNEYGAGTFSRPFEKNIPNSNKTIEMSFSFLRKANEDTFTNIRTFDDTRSNKLRSKNFLEQSGRNYIKTQPTRDMSQSNGTGNVGNNTILDFKPPFVSTPKQAKISNKIHSSSSLFIRTPLSINTKTTQVRDTKQEKCQQTKAKQDNIRQSQNKTMSAKFFNLINGSCTTLVKSFINIGNIFKGRSMTLVNTDNTDPSESEPSCSYSFTEYMRGRDIMEEIHEKYEGDAADISNIDCNTCNDTALLRQKLARDAALQGTVKRLKIGINLYGCDFKRISRKMWPRETYMTPSVLYNLYRKLLVK from the exons AtgtttgaaacaaatatatctgATATCTTAGAATTAGTCcatcatacaaataatatagttttacttaCAAAAGCATTCTACTCTTTAGGTTTATATCTACTTTCCCAG gaaaatggATGTGATCAAATAATCAAATGCAGATATCTATACGATAAGATTTTACTcgttttaaattgttgtttgcAAACAAAAGTGTCTGTGGCTCTAGATTTTATATCCGTTTTACTTTCATTCGGAGACGATGAAGGTTACAGTAAAAAACAAACTCTGCAGATTTACGTCCGAAACATGATAAGAACAAGTGGCTGTTTAGCCGCGATGTGTAATCTATTTACGAGTTGCATGATG CAGCGCGCTCCTCTGCGGTCTCTGTGCGTGTCGTTGTCTATGTGCGCTCGCTGGTCTCAGAGTCTGTGTGCACACCTCGTGCCGCTG TGTATCGTAAAATGTAACCAAGAATATacggaaatatatttactactgCAGAGTCTGTTAAAGGGCAATGACCGAAACATTCAGCTTTTTCACGAATGCAGCGGAATGAGTTTATTTACGAg gGAGTCGTTACAGAGTCCGGAGTGTCTGTTTCTTCTCAGTACTATAACTGACAACACCAGCCAAGAAAACATAACAATGTTAAATAGATCGCCTCAAGTTTTTCAAATTGTTGAAACTTTGCTAATGACATTTGGCCCACAatcaatt atagGACAATGgtcttcaataattttatattcaaagcgAAAAG CTGGGATTAATTTAGGAGGGTATGTTGCAAATCCTAgagcaaaacaaaaatatggaCCAGAGACAACAAATGTATTACAAGATAAACCGTTCACAGACAATGAAAACGATACAAGGAACTTATTTCGTAACGTGTACAAAGAAATTATGACGTTACAGAGAGaaagtaacataaataataaaaaacatacaaatccatattttaaaaaatcagtaCAACAGAAATATAACGATATAAATGGAAACAATTTTGAagcaataacaaaacaattcaCAAAAAACAACACTAACGAATACGGCGCGGGAACATTTTCACGtccttttgaaaaaaatattccaaatagtaataaaacaatagaaatGTCGTTTTCATTTTTGCGTAAAGCGAATGAAGATACGTTTACTAATATAAGAACTTTTGACGATACTCGTAGCAATAAGTTAAGGTCAAAGAACTTTCTAGAACAATCAGGAAGAAACTATATTAAGACGCAACCCACCAGAGATATGTCCCAATCCAACGGAACTGGCAATGTTGGAAATAACACGATATTAGATTTCAAGCCTCCATTTGTTTCGACTCCGAAACAAGCTAAAATatccaataaaatacattcgtCAAGTTCTCTGTTCATAAGAACTCCACTATCT ATCAATACAAAAACGACACAAGTTCGCGACACAAAACAAGAGAAGTGTCAACAGACTAAAGCTAAGCAGGACAATATCAGACAGAGtcagaataaaacaatgagCGCCAAATTTTTCAACCTCATAAACGGTTCTTGCACGACACTTGTGAAAAGCTTCATCAACATAGGAAACATATTCAAAGGAAGGTCAATGACACTC GTCAATACGGATAACACGGACCCCAGCGAGAGCGAGCCATCGTGTAGTTACAGCTTCACAGAATACATGCGGGGGAGAGATATTATGGAGGAAATACATGAAAAGTATGAAGGCGATGCGGCGGACATCTCGAACATTGACTGTAACACGTGCAACGACACCGCGTTGCTCAGGCAGAAACTGGCACGCGACGCGGCGCTCCAGGGCACTGTCAAGAGACTTAAGATCGGCATCAATTTGTATGGCTGCGATTTTAAG aGAATATCCAGAAAAATGTGGCCGAGAGAAACTTACATGACCCCGTCGGTGCTTTACAATCTGTATCGCAAACTTctcgtaaaataa
- the LOC116766271 gene encoding 2-Hydroxyacid oxidase 1, translated as MEKYISVKDFEDAALAALPKTVRDYYKSGATDEYTLAENRRAFQRLRIRPKCLVGIKGCDTSTTILGEKVSMPVGISPTAMQRMAHPDGETATARAAQAERVIYTLSTISTSSIEEVAQAAPNAVKWFQLYIYNDRSVFKNLVLRAEKAGFKAIALTVDTPLFGLRRADIRNKFTLPKHLTLANFEGHLSNKIHSSGEGSGLSHYVNNLFDPSLTWDEIRWLKSITKLPIIAKGILRGDDAARAARAGCSAVLVSNHGARQLDGVPATIEVLPEIIAAVEQYNVEVYLDGGVTTGTDVYKALALGAKMVFVGRPALWGLAVAGQEGVQRMLNIIRKELEYTLQIAGTQTIPEITKDMVRHESTYSRL; from the exons AAGACGCCGCGCTGGCAGCGCTGCCGAAGACTGTCAGGGACTATTATAAGAGTGGAGCGACAGACGAATACACTTTGGCGGAAAATAGACGAGCATTTCAGAG ATTAAGAATACGTCCAAAATGTCTGGTGGGTATCAAAGGATGCGATACTTCGACTACTATACTAGGTGAGAAGGTCTCGATGCCGGTCGGAATCTCCCCTACGGCCATGCAGAGAATGGCGCATCCTGATGGCGAAACCGCTACCGCACGAG CTGCTCAAGCTGAACGTGTGATATACACTTTGAGTACAATCTCCACCAGCTCCATAGAAGAGGTAGCTCAAGCAGCCCCAAACGCTGTGAAGTGGTTTCAACTCTATATCTATAATGACAGgtcagttttt aaaaatctgGTTTTGAGAGCTGAAAAAGCAGGCTTTAAAGCAATAGCGTTGACCGTGGATACACCTCTGTTTGGTCTAAGAAGAGCAGATATCCGAAATAAGTTTACACTTCCCAAACACTTGAC gTTGGCCAATTTTGAAGGAcatttatctaataaaatacacagttCGGGCGAAGGCAGCGGTTTGAGTCATTACGTTAACAATTTGTTCGATCCATCATTAACTTGGGACGAAATAAGATGGCTGAAGAG tATAACCAAGCTGCCGATCATAGCGAAGGGCATCCTCCGCGGTGATGACGCGGCTCGTGCTGCGCGGGCGGGGTGCTCCGCCGTGCTCGTCTCTAACCACGGGGCGAGACAACTGGACGGAGTACCCGCCACG ATCGAGGTTCTTCCAGAAATCATAGCAGCGGTTGAGCAATACAATGTCGAAGTGTACTTGGACGGAGGAGTCACCACAGGGACAGACGTTTACAAAGCGTTAGCCCTGGGAGCGAAAATG GTGTTCGTTGGTCGTCCGGCCCTTTGGGGACTGGCGGTGGCCGGACAAGAAGGTGTCCAGAGAATGTTGAACATTATTCGTAAAGAATTAGAGTACACTTTACAAATTGCAg GAACTCAAACTATACCGGAAATAACAAAAGACATGGTGCGACACGAGTCTACTTACAGTAGACTGTGA